One segment of Gordonia terrae DNA contains the following:
- the purL gene encoding phosphoribosylformylglycinamidine synthase subunit PurL, translated as MSAQVDTVSAAAQTPDHPQPFRELGLKDDEYARIREILGRRPTDAELAMYSVMWSEHCSYKSSKVHLRYFGETTTDEMRASMLAGIGENAGVVDIGDGWAVTFKVESHNHPSYVEPYQGAATGVGGIVRDIMAMGARPIAVMDQLRFGPADAPDTRRVVDGVVRGVGGYGNSLGLPNVGGETVFDASYAGNPLVNALCAGVLRTEDLHLAFASGAGNKIILFGARTGLDGIGGVSVLASETFDDADAGSEASGSSGAAGSRPNRKKLPSVQVGDPFTEKVLIECCLELYHAGLVVGIQDLGGAGLSCATSELAAAGDGGMHIDLEKVPMRAEGMTPAEVLSSESQERMCAVVTPENVEKFLEVCRKWDVLATVIGEVTDGDQLVITWHGETVVDVPPRTVAHDGPVYERPVARPDWQDTVIASTTEPLQRPSTPDQLRETLLTMLASPALCSRKFITDQYDRYVRGNTVLAEHADSGMIRIDEESGRGIALATDASGRYTFLDPYRGAQLALAEAYRNVAVSGATPKAVTNCLNFGSPEDPAVMWQFQQAVRGLADGCAQLGIPVTGGNVSFYNQTGATAILPTPVVGVLGVIDDVHRRIPTGIGTEPGETLILLGETRDEFDGSIWAQVSHDHLGGVPPQVDLERERLLAEILTASSRDGLISAAHDLSEGGLIQTVVEAALAGETGCRILLPEDADPFVWLFSESAGRVLVAVPRTEESRFTAMLDARTLPWTRIGVVDQGSDAVEVQDYFSVPLAELREVHEGTLPRMFGDAV; from the coding sequence GTGAGTGCCCAGGTGGATACCGTCTCAGCCGCTGCCCAGACCCCGGATCATCCGCAACCCTTCCGCGAACTCGGTCTCAAGGACGACGAGTACGCGCGCATCCGCGAGATCCTGGGCCGCCGGCCCACCGACGCGGAACTCGCCATGTATTCGGTGATGTGGTCCGAACACTGCAGCTACAAGTCGTCGAAGGTGCACCTGCGCTACTTCGGCGAGACCACCACCGACGAGATGCGCGCGAGCATGCTCGCCGGTATCGGCGAGAACGCCGGTGTCGTCGACATCGGTGACGGCTGGGCGGTGACCTTCAAGGTCGAATCGCACAACCACCCGAGCTACGTCGAGCCGTACCAGGGCGCCGCGACCGGCGTCGGCGGAATCGTGCGCGACATCATGGCGATGGGCGCGCGTCCCATCGCGGTCATGGATCAGCTGCGTTTCGGCCCGGCCGACGCCCCGGACACCCGCCGCGTCGTCGACGGCGTGGTGCGCGGCGTGGGCGGTTACGGCAACTCGCTCGGCCTGCCCAACGTCGGCGGCGAGACCGTCTTCGACGCCAGCTACGCGGGCAACCCGCTCGTCAACGCGCTGTGTGCCGGTGTGCTGCGCACGGAGGACCTGCACCTGGCCTTCGCCTCGGGCGCGGGCAACAAGATCATCCTGTTCGGCGCGCGTACCGGCCTCGACGGCATCGGTGGTGTGTCGGTGCTGGCGTCGGAGACCTTCGACGACGCGGACGCCGGGAGCGAAGCGAGCGGGTCCAGTGGTGCAGCGGGATCTCGGCCCAACCGCAAGAAGCTACCGAGCGTGCAGGTCGGCGACCCGTTCACCGAGAAGGTGCTCATCGAGTGCTGTCTCGAGCTCTACCACGCCGGTCTCGTGGTGGGCATCCAGGATCTCGGTGGTGCCGGATTGTCCTGTGCGACCAGCGAACTGGCTGCGGCCGGCGACGGTGGCATGCACATCGACCTGGAGAAGGTACCGATGCGCGCCGAGGGCATGACCCCGGCGGAGGTGCTCTCCAGCGAGTCGCAGGAACGCATGTGTGCGGTGGTGACGCCGGAGAACGTCGAGAAGTTCCTCGAGGTCTGCCGCAAGTGGGACGTGCTCGCGACCGTCATCGGCGAGGTCACCGACGGTGATCAGCTGGTCATCACCTGGCACGGTGAGACCGTCGTCGACGTGCCGCCGCGCACCGTCGCCCACGACGGTCCGGTCTACGAGCGCCCGGTCGCCCGACCCGACTGGCAGGACACCGTCATCGCGTCGACCACCGAACCGCTGCAGCGTCCGAGCACACCGGATCAGCTGCGCGAGACGCTGCTGACCATGCTCGCCTCGCCCGCGCTGTGCAGTCGCAAGTTCATCACCGACCAGTACGACCGGTACGTCCGCGGCAACACCGTTCTCGCCGAACACGCCGACTCGGGGATGATCCGGATCGACGAGGAGTCCGGGCGCGGTATCGCGCTGGCGACCGACGCGTCGGGCCGTTACACCTTCCTCGATCCGTACCGCGGGGCGCAGCTCGCGCTCGCCGAGGCCTACCGCAACGTCGCCGTCTCCGGTGCGACGCCGAAGGCCGTCACCAACTGCCTCAACTTCGGCTCGCCGGAGGACCCCGCGGTGATGTGGCAGTTCCAGCAGGCGGTCCGCGGACTCGCCGACGGCTGTGCACAGCTCGGGATCCCGGTCACCGGCGGCAACGTGAGCTTCTACAACCAGACCGGGGCGACGGCCATCCTCCCGACGCCGGTGGTCGGTGTGCTCGGCGTGATCGACGACGTGCACCGACGCATCCCGACCGGGATCGGCACCGAACCGGGCGAGACGCTCATCCTCCTGGGTGAGACGCGGGACGAGTTCGACGGCTCGATCTGGGCGCAGGTCAGCCACGATCATCTCGGTGGCGTTCCGCCGCAGGTCGACCTCGAGCGGGAACGACTGCTCGCCGAGATCCTGACCGCGTCGTCGCGTGACGGACTGATCTCCGCGGCACACGATCTCAGCGAGGGTGGGCTGATCCAGACCGTCGTCGAGGCGGCCCTGGCCGGTGAGACCGGCTGCCGGATCCTGCTGCCCGAAGACGCCGACCCGTTCGTCTGGTTGTTCTCCGAGTCGGCCGGCCGGGTGCTCGTCGCGGTGCCGCGTACCGAGGAGTCACGGTTCACCGCGATGCTCGACGCACGCACGCTGCCCTGGACGCGGATCGGCGTGGTCGATCAGGGCAGCGACGCGGTCGAGGTCCAGGACTACTTCTCGGTGCCCCTCGCCGAACTCCGCGAGGTCCACGAGGGCACCCTTCCGAGGATGTTCGGCGACGCCGTCTAG
- a CDS encoding CD225/dispanin family protein, with protein sequence MSYPYDPNQPPNYGAGGYGQQPYGGFPGGNPAGPEPDNNLVWAILATVLCCLPLGIVSIVKSTSVSKLWAAGDYAGAQKAADEAKKWAMWSAISSVVIWVLIVIVYVIFFVILLGASASTSTY encoded by the coding sequence ATGAGCTACCCCTATGATCCGAACCAGCCGCCGAACTACGGCGCGGGTGGTTACGGACAGCAGCCGTACGGTGGATTCCCGGGCGGCAACCCGGCGGGTCCGGAGCCGGACAACAACCTCGTGTGGGCGATCCTGGCCACGGTGCTGTGCTGCCTGCCGCTCGGGATCGTGTCGATCGTGAAGTCGACGTCGGTCAGCAAGCTGTGGGCGGCCGGCGATTACGCCGGTGCGCAGAAGGCCGCCGACGAGGCCAAGAAATGGGCGATGTGGAGTGCCATCTCGTCGGTCGTCATCTGGGTGCTGATCGTCATCGTCTATGTCATCTTCTTTGTCATCCTCCTCGGCGCCTCCGCGTCCACGTCCACGTACTGA
- a CDS encoding DUF2752 domain-containing protein, whose protein sequence is MVCAAVWFGDPTTPGGALPVCPTKLIFGVTCPGCGSLRAIYSLLHGDVPAALHYNAVGVLAMGLLLVAFGAYCVRLWTGRRIRSWQHLRYSGVVVLVVVVAWFAIRNIPVEPFWSLHV, encoded by the coding sequence ATGGTCTGTGCGGCCGTGTGGTTCGGCGATCCGACGACACCGGGTGGCGCCCTTCCGGTGTGTCCGACCAAGCTGATCTTCGGCGTGACGTGCCCTGGTTGCGGATCGCTCCGCGCGATCTATTCGCTGCTCCACGGTGATGTCCCGGCCGCCCTGCACTACAACGCCGTCGGGGTGCTCGCGATGGGGTTGCTGCTCGTCGCCTTCGGGGCATACTGCGTGCGGCTGTGGACCGGCCGCCGGATTCGCAGCTGGCAGCATCTCCGCTACTCCGGCGTCGTCGTACTCGTGGTCGTGGTGGCCTGGTTCGCGATTCGGAACATCCCGGTCGAGCCGTTCTGGTCACTCCACGTCTGA
- a CDS encoding glycerophosphodiester phosphodiesterase — protein MSPPDPAAAPIHIDHDGHRTMIKWHRGRRRADDPAFTATRIVEGMRLGASIEIDLVIHAERGFAVLHDRTVDHATTGTGAVSTLPASYLRGLSLRDNSGHPVDERVLLLEDLTELFDGVDIAPTASLQLDFKEDDAALDPAAVEIFARSVGPHARHYILSCGDAAAVETLTSAAPGIRIGYDPCHHGAAEAAIRSGDFDGFVDRAVAASPDAEMVYLENRLILAADRRGHDLIGAFHEHGRLVDGYTVTQVGPRVAPDIRRLLDLRIDQITTDDPEALATLDLDDPVREPGSRLARWIRGAAGRSDVE, from the coding sequence ATGTCGCCCCCGGACCCAGCGGCCGCCCCGATCCACATCGACCACGACGGCCACCGCACGATGATCAAGTGGCACCGTGGCCGACGCCGCGCCGACGATCCGGCGTTCACCGCGACCCGCATCGTCGAGGGCATGCGTCTCGGCGCGAGCATCGAGATCGACCTCGTGATCCACGCCGAGCGCGGCTTCGCCGTCCTGCACGACCGCACCGTCGACCACGCCACCACCGGAACCGGCGCGGTGTCGACGCTCCCGGCGTCGTACCTGCGGGGGCTGTCTCTGCGGGACAACAGTGGCCACCCCGTCGACGAGCGTGTCCTCCTGCTCGAAGACCTGACCGAGCTGTTCGACGGTGTCGACATCGCGCCGACCGCGTCACTCCAACTCGATTTCAAAGAGGACGATGCCGCTCTCGATCCGGCGGCCGTGGAGATCTTCGCCCGCAGCGTCGGGCCCCACGCCCGGCACTACATCCTGTCCTGCGGCGACGCCGCGGCGGTCGAGACACTGACCTCGGCGGCTCCCGGAATCCGGATCGGTTACGACCCTTGCCATCACGGTGCCGCCGAAGCCGCGATCCGATCCGGGGACTTCGACGGCTTCGTCGACCGCGCGGTGGCGGCATCACCGGACGCCGAGATGGTCTACCTGGAGAACCGGTTGATCCTGGCGGCCGATCGTCGCGGCCACGATCTGATCGGCGCGTTCCACGAGCACGGTCGTCTCGTCGACGGGTACACGGTCACGCAGGTCGGGCCACGCGTCGCCCCGGACATCAGACGGTTGCTGGACTTGCGGATCGATCAGATCACGACCGACGATCCCGAGGCCCTGGCGACACTCGACCTCGACGATCCGGTGCGCGAGCCCGGTTCGCGGCTGGCTCGCTGGATCCGCGGTGCCGCCGGACGTTCAGACGTGGAGTGA
- a CDS encoding diacylglycerol kinase, with product MTLRVVEWSTGTVGRHAIAGIDARPDLELVGVWVSDPAKVGKDAGELAGLDRELGVAATGDRDALIALKPDCIVHTAMTDDRVMESIEDLIFFVENGINVVSSGPVVLQFPQGILPDSLLDRIAAAGESGGASLHVNGIDPGFANDVLPLAMTSLSQRIDEVRCQEIADYSTYYQPVVMRDLFGFGQPLDTTPLIFAPGILSMGWGSVVRQIAAGLDLVLDEPLVERVDRVEADRDYSTVSVEIPKGTMAAVRFEVVGQVDGVDRVVLEHYTRTHPDQCPEWPTPNQGDGCYRIAISGEPEMAVEFGHHGENGDHNVSGMIVTAMRLVNSVAAVVDAKPGLVTALDLPLVTGRGLFVQK from the coding sequence ATGACATTGCGCGTGGTCGAGTGGTCGACCGGAACCGTCGGACGACATGCCATCGCCGGGATCGACGCCCGGCCCGATCTCGAACTCGTGGGGGTGTGGGTGTCCGACCCCGCCAAGGTCGGCAAGGACGCCGGTGAGCTGGCCGGTCTCGACCGTGAGCTGGGTGTCGCCGCGACCGGTGACCGTGATGCGTTGATCGCCCTGAAACCCGACTGCATCGTGCACACGGCGATGACCGACGATCGCGTCATGGAGTCGATCGAAGACCTGATCTTCTTCGTGGAGAACGGGATCAACGTGGTGTCGAGCGGCCCGGTGGTGCTGCAGTTCCCGCAGGGGATTCTGCCGGATTCGCTTCTGGACCGGATCGCGGCCGCGGGCGAGTCGGGCGGGGCGAGCCTCCACGTCAACGGCATCGACCCGGGATTCGCCAACGACGTGCTGCCGCTGGCGATGACGAGCCTGTCGCAGCGCATCGACGAGGTGCGCTGTCAGGAGATCGCCGACTATTCGACCTACTACCAGCCGGTGGTCATGCGGGATCTGTTCGGCTTCGGGCAGCCCCTGGACACGACACCGCTGATCTTCGCGCCGGGCATCCTGTCGATGGGGTGGGGGAGTGTCGTTCGACAGATCGCCGCCGGTCTCGACCTCGTGCTCGACGAGCCGCTCGTCGAACGTGTTGACCGGGTGGAGGCCGATCGCGACTACTCCACGGTGTCCGTCGAGATCCCCAAGGGGACGATGGCCGCGGTGCGCTTCGAGGTCGTCGGCCAGGTCGACGGCGTGGATCGCGTTGTGCTGGAGCACTATACGCGCACCCACCCCGATCAGTGCCCGGAGTGGCCGACCCCGAATCAGGGTGACGGGTGCTACCGCATCGCGATCTCCGGCGAACCCGAGATGGCCGTCGAGTTCGGGCATCACGGCGAGAACGGTGACCACAACGTGTCCGGCATGATCGTCACCGCGATGCGCCTGGTCAATTCCGTTGCAGCCGTTGTCGATGCGAAGCCAGGCCTGGTCACCGCACTCGATCTCCCGCTCGTGACCGGTCGGGGGTTGTTCGTGCAGAAGTAG
- a CDS encoding HNH endonuclease signature motif containing protein, whose translation MSGSTPVDGDSAAPQTRAVELVADLHRILDELQTVDLGLCSDAELADVAAETERAIARLTVAGDRQIDQAEARDLPRKTGCRTLMQFMTHRLRVSNPVRRRKQMDATATRTSLGGEVLTPEHPCLAEAFAAGAVGSAHVQAALDVLDQIPHAVEHDVKVAAERQMAEIAEAHTPADITQLGERLLAHLDPDGTLSDDTDQKRRRGVWIGRQRADGTAKISGTLTPALAARLTMMFAVWGKPGLNNPDDPNSPSGPAGTADSDALALAADRDQRTPAQTNHDALDAALAAGFADGTLGTSHRGLPVQLIIKADLNDLIREAGLATTATGTLLPIPDLLAMGADVQPWLAIFKDSTAVPLYFGRGKRLATREQRLVSFARPDGEVCSAPGCDQPATHGDMHHAEQDWAKGGLTDIDDLAPACPRHNRMVGDQPGQYTTHIERSGPDEGRCVWRLNADPGAPPNPGRLNRRPDIPRRFAHHLNTVRNEIHGPPTRPGDPARPRQSRPNPSRPNRSRADAVGYGDNGRRLELAYRRLVDPPTPLEHLTTQPLTPVEEALARILTDHA comes from the coding sequence ATGTCCGGTTCCACGCCCGTCGATGGCGATTCAGCAGCGCCCCAGACGCGGGCCGTCGAGCTGGTTGCCGACCTCCACCGCATCCTCGATGAGTTGCAGACCGTCGACCTGGGGCTGTGCTCGGATGCCGAGTTGGCCGACGTGGCAGCCGAGACCGAACGTGCCATCGCACGACTGACCGTCGCCGGTGACCGGCAGATCGATCAGGCCGAGGCCCGCGACCTACCCCGCAAGACCGGCTGCCGCACGCTCATGCAGTTCATGACCCACCGGCTGCGGGTCTCCAACCCTGTGCGGCGTCGTAAGCAGATGGACGCCACCGCCACCCGCACCAGCCTCGGCGGCGAAGTGCTTACGCCCGAACACCCCTGCCTCGCTGAGGCGTTCGCTGCGGGAGCGGTTGGCTCTGCACACGTGCAGGCCGCCCTCGATGTCCTCGACCAGATCCCCCACGCTGTCGAGCATGATGTGAAAGTCGCTGCCGAGCGGCAGATGGCCGAGATCGCCGAAGCCCACACCCCCGCCGACATCACCCAACTCGGCGAACGTCTCCTCGCCCACCTCGACCCCGACGGCACCCTGTCCGACGACACCGACCAGAAACGACGCCGCGGCGTATGGATCGGTCGGCAGCGCGCCGATGGCACCGCGAAGATCTCGGGCACGCTGACTCCCGCACTCGCCGCCCGACTGACGATGATGTTCGCGGTCTGGGGTAAACCCGGACTCAACAACCCCGACGACCCGAACTCGCCCAGCGGGCCGGCCGGCACCGCCGATTCCGACGCCCTGGCCCTCGCAGCCGACCGCGACCAACGCACCCCCGCGCAGACCAATCACGACGCACTGGACGCCGCACTGGCCGCCGGTTTCGCCGACGGCACACTCGGCACGTCGCATCGCGGGCTGCCCGTGCAACTGATCATCAAAGCCGACCTGAACGACCTGATCCGCGAAGCCGGACTCGCCACCACCGCCACCGGCACCCTGCTCCCCATCCCCGACCTGCTCGCGATGGGCGCCGACGTGCAGCCGTGGTTGGCGATCTTCAAAGATTCGACCGCCGTGCCGCTGTACTTCGGACGCGGCAAACGCCTCGCCACCCGCGAACAACGCCTCGTCTCCTTCGCCCGCCCCGACGGCGAGGTGTGCTCGGCACCCGGCTGCGACCAACCCGCCACCCACGGCGACATGCATCACGCCGAACAGGACTGGGCCAAGGGCGGTCTCACCGACATCGACGACCTCGCACCCGCCTGCCCACGACACAACCGCATGGTCGGTGACCAGCCCGGCCAGTACACCACGCACATCGAGCGCTCTGGACCTGATGAAGGCCGCTGCGTCTGGCGATTGAACGCCGACCCCGGCGCCCCACCCAATCCCGGTCGCCTCAACCGCCGACCCGACATACCCCGGCGGTTCGCACACCACCTGAACACCGTGCGCAACGAAATCCACGGACCACCGACCCGGCCCGGCGATCCAGCACGCCCACGCCAGTCACGCCCGAACCCGTCACGTCCGAACCGGTCGCGCGCCGACGCCGTCGGCTATGGCGACAACGGTCGGCGGCTCGAACTCGCCTACCGACGACTCGTCGACCCACCGACACCGCTGGAGCACCTCACCACCCAACCCCTGACCCCAGTCGAAGAGGCACTCGCACGCATACTCACCGATCACGCGTGA
- the ykgO gene encoding type B 50S ribosomal protein L36 — translation MKVRASIRSLKNQPGSQVVKRKGRIYVINKGNPRFKARQG, via the coding sequence TTGAAGGTCCGTGCATCCATCCGTTCGTTGAAGAACCAGCCCGGCTCGCAGGTGGTCAAGCGCAAGGGACGCATCTACGTGATCAATAAGGGCAACCCCAGATTTAAGGCGCGCCAGGGTTGA
- a CDS encoding sterol carrier family protein has product MPPRRRVDPAEVRAAVLAVSDWLVDPTAPPPGRAALADAVRQSARTLEQLAPGNSVEVRVPPFVAVQCIEGPRHTRGTPPNVVEMSPRTWLLLVAGVLSYDDALAAGDIDASGHRAGLVADLLPLVPIGASGDR; this is encoded by the coding sequence GTGCCGCCACGCAGGAGAGTGGATCCAGCAGAGGTCCGAGCCGCAGTGCTGGCCGTCTCGGACTGGCTCGTCGACCCGACCGCGCCGCCGCCGGGACGAGCCGCCCTCGCCGACGCCGTCCGACAGTCGGCCCGGACGCTCGAACAACTGGCGCCCGGGAACTCGGTCGAGGTCCGGGTGCCCCCGTTCGTCGCGGTGCAGTGCATCGAGGGTCCCCGACACACCCGCGGGACGCCGCCGAACGTCGTCGAGATGTCGCCGCGGACCTGGCTGCTGCTCGTCGCGGGCGTCCTGTCTTACGACGACGCGCTCGCCGCGGGCGACATCGACGCCTCCGGACACCGCGCCGGCCTGGTCGCGGACCTGCTCCCACTGGTCCCGATCGGAGCGTCGGGCGACCGGTGA
- the purF gene encoding amidophosphoribosyltransferase: MPDHSIANMNLLAPTTPAGGCSARGAGAVNPAPLDEPENEPREECGVFGVWAPGEDVAKLSYYGLYALQHRGQEAAGIAVGDGSQVVVFKDLGLVSQVFDEQTLGAMSGHVAIGHCRYSTTGSTTWENSQPIFRTTDAGTGVALGHNGNLVNTADLAARAREQGIKSSAATSDSDVVGALLAHGAADSSIEQAAMELLPTLKGAFCLTFMDEHTLYAARDPHGVRPLSLGRLDRGWVVASETAALDIVGASFVRDIEPGELLAIDADGVRSSRFAEPTPSGCVFEYVYLARPDSVIHGRSVHSTRVEIGRRLAKEHPAEGDLVIPVPESGVPAAVGFAQESGIPYGQGLMKNAYVGRTFIQPSQTIRQLGIRLKLNPLREVIRGKKLVVVDDSIVRGNTQRALIRMLREAGAAEVHVRIASSPVRWPCFYGIDFASPAELIANGMESEAGMVEGVRQAIGADSLGYISIDEMINSTGQAASALCAACFDGKYPIELPKETSMGKAVLEQMLASAAGDRTVDPLTKPNDNVSAVMRP; the protein is encoded by the coding sequence ATGCCTGATCATTCGATCGCCAACATGAACCTGCTCGCTCCCACGACGCCGGCGGGCGGATGCTCCGCACGCGGCGCGGGCGCGGTCAACCCGGCTCCGCTGGACGAACCCGAGAACGAACCGCGTGAGGAATGTGGTGTCTTCGGGGTCTGGGCGCCCGGTGAGGACGTCGCCAAACTGAGCTACTACGGGCTCTACGCCCTGCAGCATCGCGGCCAGGAGGCCGCCGGTATCGCGGTCGGCGACGGCAGTCAGGTGGTGGTCTTCAAGGACCTCGGACTGGTCAGCCAGGTCTTCGACGAGCAGACCCTCGGTGCGATGAGCGGCCACGTGGCGATCGGCCACTGCCGATACTCCACGACCGGGTCGACCACCTGGGAGAATTCCCAGCCGATCTTCCGCACCACCGACGCCGGCACCGGCGTCGCGCTGGGCCACAACGGCAATCTGGTCAACACCGCGGACCTCGCGGCGCGTGCGCGTGAGCAGGGGATCAAGAGCTCGGCGGCCACGTCGGACTCCGATGTCGTGGGTGCGCTGCTCGCGCACGGCGCCGCCGACAGCTCCATCGAGCAGGCTGCCATGGAACTGCTGCCGACGCTCAAGGGCGCCTTCTGCCTGACCTTCATGGACGAGCACACGCTCTACGCCGCCCGCGACCCGCACGGGGTGCGTCCGCTGTCGCTCGGCCGTCTCGATCGCGGCTGGGTCGTCGCGTCGGAGACCGCCGCCCTCGACATCGTCGGTGCGTCGTTCGTCCGGGACATCGAGCCGGGTGAGCTGCTGGCGATCGACGCCGACGGTGTCCGCAGCTCCCGCTTCGCCGAGCCCACACCCAGCGGCTGCGTCTTCGAATACGTCTATCTCGCCCGCCCGGACTCGGTGATCCACGGGCGCTCGGTCCACTCGACCCGCGTGGAGATCGGTCGGCGCCTCGCCAAGGAGCACCCCGCCGAGGGTGACCTGGTGATCCCGGTACCGGAGTCCGGCGTGCCGGCGGCCGTCGGTTTCGCCCAGGAATCGGGCATCCCCTATGGCCAGGGACTGATGAAGAACGCGTACGTCGGCCGGACCTTCATCCAGCCGTCGCAGACGATCCGCCAACTCGGCATCCGCCTCAAGCTCAACCCGTTGCGCGAGGTCATCCGCGGCAAGAAGCTCGTCGTCGTCGACGACTCGATCGTGCGGGGCAACACCCAGCGCGCGCTCATCCGGATGCTGCGGGAGGCCGGGGCCGCCGAGGTGCATGTTCGCATCGCGTCGAGCCCGGTCCGGTGGCCGTGTTTCTACGGCATCGACTTCGCGTCGCCCGCGGAGCTCATCGCCAATGGCATGGAATCCGAGGCCGGCATGGTCGAGGGTGTCCGGCAGGCCATCGGCGCCGACTCGCTCGGGTACATCAGCATCGACGAGATGATCAACTCGACCGGTCAGGCCGCGTCGGCCCTGTGTGCGGCCTGCTTCGACGGCAAGTACCCGATCGAGCTGCCCAAGGAGACGTCGATGGGCAAGGCCGTCCTCGAACAGATGCTGGCCAGCGCTGCCGGCGACCGGACGGTGGACCCCCTGACCAAGCCGAACGACAACGTCAGCGCGGTCATGCGGCCCTGA
- the purM gene encoding phosphoribosylformylglycinamidine cyclo-ligase — MTERDAAADETAGSATPASYAAAGVDIDAGERAVELIAPHAKRASRPEVLGGIGGFSGLFALKGNYREPVLAAASDGVGTKLAVAQAIDKHDTVGRDLVAMCVDDLVVCGAEPLFLQDYIAVGKVVPETVAQIVAGIADGCVEAGCALLGGETAEHPGLMQDNHYDMSATAVGVVEADNVLTPDRVRAGDVVIGMGSSGLHSNGYSLARKVLLEWGHMDLFGHVEEFGRTLGEELLEPTRIYARDCLALIAEADVRTFAHITGGGLAENLARVIPNGLVAELERNTWTPAPIFTLIGQRGRVEQLEMERTFNMGVGMVAVVAPEDTDRAQAVLTARHVDNWVLGTVKRASERSDNDSRVSLLGEHPRF, encoded by the coding sequence ATGACGGAGCGGGATGCTGCTGCCGACGAGACGGCCGGGAGCGCGACACCGGCCTCGTATGCGGCGGCCGGAGTCGACATCGACGCCGGTGAGCGGGCTGTGGAACTCATTGCGCCCCATGCCAAGCGTGCGTCGCGTCCGGAGGTTCTCGGCGGGATCGGTGGCTTCTCCGGTCTGTTCGCACTGAAGGGCAACTACCGGGAGCCGGTCCTCGCCGCCGCCAGCGACGGCGTCGGCACCAAACTGGCCGTGGCACAGGCGATCGACAAGCACGACACCGTCGGTCGCGATCTCGTCGCCATGTGCGTCGACGACCTGGTCGTCTGTGGGGCCGAACCACTGTTCCTGCAGGACTACATCGCCGTGGGCAAGGTGGTCCCCGAGACGGTGGCCCAGATCGTCGCCGGTATCGCCGACGGATGTGTCGAGGCCGGTTGCGCGCTCCTGGGCGGCGAGACCGCCGAGCACCCCGGCCTGATGCAGGACAACCACTACGACATGTCGGCCACTGCGGTGGGCGTCGTCGAGGCCGACAACGTCCTCACCCCCGACCGTGTGCGTGCCGGTGACGTCGTCATCGGCATGGGATCGTCGGGATTGCACTCCAACGGCTACTCGCTCGCCCGCAAGGTGCTGCTCGAGTGGGGCCACATGGACCTGTTCGGCCACGTCGAGGAGTTCGGTCGCACCCTCGGCGAGGAGTTGCTCGAGCCGACCCGGATCTACGCCCGGGACTGCCTGGCACTGATCGCCGAGGCCGATGTCCGCACATTCGCGCACATCACCGGCGGTGGACTCGCCGAGAACCTGGCTCGGGTGATCCCGAACGGACTCGTCGCGGAACTCGAGCGGAACACCTGGACGCCCGCGCCGATCTTCACCCTGATCGGGCAGCGCGGGCGGGTGGAGCAGCTCGAGATGGAACGCACCTTCAACATGGGCGTCGGCATGGTCGCGGTCGTGGCGCCCGAGGACACCGATCGGGCGCAGGCCGTGCTGACCGCGCGGCATGTCGACAACTGGGTCCTGGGTACGGTCAAGCGAGCGAGCGAGCGATCCGACAACGATTCACGTGTCAGCCTCCTCGGGGAGCACCCGCGCTTCTAG
- a CDS encoding DUF3073 domain-containing protein, translating into MGRGRAKAKQTKVARQLKYSTPNTDLESLQRELSGQGDPVVDRPDPVDDWVDEEEWRRA; encoded by the coding sequence ATGGGCCGCGGCCGGGCAAAGGCAAAGCAGACGAAGGTTGCACGTCAGCTGAAGTACTCCACTCCGAACACCGATTTGGAAAGCTTGCAGCGCGAGCTTTCCGGGCAGGGCGATCCGGTTGTAGATCGACCGGATCCGGTGGACGACTGGGTGGACGAAGAGGAGTGGCGACGCGCTTGA